Proteins from a genomic interval of Gordonia sp. SL306:
- a CDS encoding NAD(P)H-binding protein: MRVLVTGATGYVGSRLVCALVDRGDDVVVTSRRPDSLRRFGWYGRVTAIAMDAGDSESAHDAVARAGDIDALYFLVHGIGQQDFDEADTRAAHNVAVAARAANVPRIVYLGGFVPDCDHDDLSRHLRSRAEVGAALDIPGGPDLVWLRAAVILGAGSTSFEIIRYVADRLAVIPQPGWVDNAMDPISVRDVIHYLVEVVDPTFPAGAYDIAGPDVGARYESVLSEYIRAIRQPRLRLPVPFVNSHLAGRVTGMLVPVPSSLTADLVASLSQPMTASEHSIRGLVPEPPNGLIPMREAIESAVHTTSPRSVCALADPHHLADTDPGWAGGDLMRIRRAVSGGIGSIVGFTTRRVRGVVSLLSG, encoded by the coding sequence ATGAGAGTGCTGGTCACCGGTGCCACCGGATATGTCGGCTCCCGTCTCGTGTGTGCGCTGGTCGACCGCGGCGACGACGTCGTCGTGACCAGCCGCCGACCGGACTCGCTGCGACGTTTCGGCTGGTACGGCCGCGTCACGGCGATCGCCATGGACGCCGGCGACAGCGAGTCGGCGCACGATGCGGTCGCGCGCGCCGGCGACATCGATGCGCTCTACTTCCTGGTCCACGGGATCGGTCAGCAGGACTTCGACGAAGCCGACACGCGCGCCGCGCACAACGTCGCGGTCGCGGCACGCGCGGCGAACGTGCCCCGGATCGTCTACCTCGGCGGCTTCGTACCCGACTGTGACCACGACGACCTGTCCAGGCATCTGCGCAGTCGCGCCGAGGTCGGCGCCGCCCTCGACATCCCCGGCGGCCCCGATCTGGTGTGGCTACGAGCCGCCGTGATCCTCGGCGCCGGGTCCACATCGTTCGAGATCATCCGATACGTGGCCGATCGGCTCGCGGTGATCCCGCAACCGGGCTGGGTCGACAACGCGATGGACCCGATCTCGGTCCGCGATGTCATCCACTACCTGGTCGAGGTCGTCGACCCGACCTTCCCTGCGGGGGCCTACGACATCGCAGGCCCCGACGTCGGCGCACGGTACGAGTCGGTTCTGTCGGAGTACATCCGTGCCATCCGGCAGCCCCGTCTGCGACTGCCGGTCCCCTTCGTGAACTCGCACCTCGCCGGGCGGGTGACCGGCATGCTGGTCCCGGTACCGAGCTCGTTGACCGCCGATCTCGTGGCCTCGCTCAGCCAGCCGATGACCGCGTCCGAGCACTCCATCCGCGGCCTGGTACCGGAACCGCCGAACGGACTGATCCCGATGCGGGAGGCCATCGAATCGGCCGTACACACCACCTCACCCCGCTCGGTGTGTGCGCTCGCGGACCCTCATCACCTCGCCGACACCGACCCGGGATGGGCAGGCGGCGACCTGATGAGGATCCGGCGTGCGGTCTCCGGCGGGATCGGTTCGATCGTCGGCTTCACGACGCGTCGGGTGCGAGGCGTGGTATCCCTGCTGTCAGGATGA
- a CDS encoding Hsp70 family protein: MSPTTWTLAIDFGTSNSAAAHSGATSGGIETLSLTHTSNLMPSAVYVGAPDRITVGDAAVDQAQQNPAGFVASPKRLIGGGPMCTVNGYTFPTYVLVAAVVGAILQRGKAAHAGMPPAQVVITHPEAWAQQQIRVLIDGAAQAGIDPARITTISEPRAAAAHYSRSHAMQPGARIAVFDFGGGTLDIAVLTVTSENAFGVVAARGNNGLGGKNLDALVQRWVEQRLSDRDENLVTYLRRQAPLDVVQSLQDSIRRAKELLSEAPSATITVPAPAGRQTLQITRDEFDELITPAVDQAMQLTRATLLDAGITHPEQLTALYLTGGSSRIPLVQQRLGELGPVATLDDPKTVVAQGALVTALAENAPITNERATLVPGAGDLMPSWHGQPPGQPSGRAAGPRTPPGGQQYGQPPRVVPEFAGPDVPSTGTGRRWGRIGAIAVAVVAVVGIVAGTIALMSRDDGGADDPGQSGQTAAAATATGETGTDGGMIMTDATQLMSTLPGPLREATTNCRKVGFTKNDAVRMQCNFAEDGELADLKGTDTLSYFMTFEVDESEAKAKIVGIRNGTYSQGKGTLVEDADRLSAADIDLASTVSTDYNIDYASTASSLVITVFGIGSVDEGKTFLTRSGLIS, encoded by the coding sequence ATGTCACCCACCACATGGACCCTGGCCATCGACTTCGGAACCTCCAATTCCGCTGCCGCACACTCGGGTGCGACCAGTGGCGGTATCGAGACGCTGTCGCTGACCCACACCAGCAATCTCATGCCGTCGGCGGTCTACGTCGGCGCACCGGACCGCATCACGGTCGGCGACGCCGCCGTCGACCAGGCCCAACAGAATCCGGCCGGCTTCGTGGCCTCCCCGAAAAGGCTGATCGGCGGTGGCCCGATGTGTACCGTCAACGGGTACACCTTCCCGACCTACGTTCTCGTGGCGGCGGTGGTGGGCGCGATCCTGCAGCGGGGCAAAGCCGCCCACGCCGGCATGCCGCCCGCCCAGGTGGTGATCACGCACCCGGAGGCGTGGGCACAGCAGCAGATCCGCGTTCTGATCGACGGCGCCGCCCAGGCGGGCATCGACCCGGCACGTATCACCACCATCTCCGAGCCGCGCGCCGCGGCCGCACACTACTCGCGCTCGCACGCGATGCAGCCGGGCGCCCGGATCGCCGTCTTCGATTTCGGCGGCGGCACACTGGACATCGCCGTCCTGACGGTCACCAGCGAGAATGCCTTCGGGGTGGTGGCCGCCCGCGGCAACAACGGTCTGGGCGGAAAGAACCTCGACGCCCTCGTCCAGCGTTGGGTGGAGCAGCGGCTCTCCGACCGCGATGAGAATCTGGTCACCTATCTGCGGCGGCAGGCGCCGCTCGACGTCGTCCAGAGCCTGCAAGACTCGATCCGACGCGCCAAGGAGCTGCTGTCGGAGGCACCGTCCGCGACCATCACCGTGCCCGCACCCGCCGGTCGGCAGACCCTGCAGATCACCCGCGACGAGTTCGACGAGCTGATCACCCCCGCCGTGGACCAGGCGATGCAGTTGACCAGGGCAACGCTGCTCGATGCCGGGATCACCCATCCGGAACAACTCACCGCCCTGTATCTGACCGGCGGGTCGTCGCGGATTCCGCTGGTCCAGCAACGGCTCGGCGAGCTCGGCCCCGTTGCCACCCTCGATGACCCGAAAACAGTTGTCGCCCAAGGTGCGTTGGTGACCGCACTGGCCGAGAACGCACCGATCACCAACGAACGGGCCACCCTCGTCCCCGGAGCCGGGGATCTCATGCCGTCGTGGCACGGACAGCCGCCCGGCCAACCATCGGGGCGGGCGGCCGGTCCGCGGACACCGCCCGGCGGTCAGCAATACGGTCAACCCCCACGTGTGGTGCCCGAGTTCGCCGGACCCGATGTGCCGTCCACCGGCACGGGCCGGCGGTGGGGACGCATCGGCGCGATCGCCGTGGCGGTCGTCGCCGTCGTCGGCATCGTCGCCGGGACCATCGCACTGATGTCACGTGACGACGGCGGCGCGGACGACCCCGGTCAGTCCGGACAGACCGCTGCGGCTGCGACCGCGACGGGTGAGACCGGCACCGACGGCGGCATGATCATGACCGACGCGACCCAGTTGATGAGTACTCTGCCCGGTCCGCTGCGCGAGGCCACCACGAACTGCCGCAAGGTCGGTTTCACCAAGAACGACGCGGTGCGCATGCAATGCAACTTCGCCGAAGACGGCGAACTGGCCGATCTCAAGGGCACCGACACGCTGTCCTATTTCATGACGTTCGAGGTCGACGAGAGCGAGGCGAAGGCCAAGATCGTCGGTATCCGCAACGGCACCTACAGCCAGGGCAAGGGCACGCTCGTCGAGGACGCGGACCGGCTCTCGGCCGCGGACATCGACCTCGCCTCGACCGTGTCCACCGACTACAACATCGACTACGCCAGCACCGCCTCGAGCCTCGTCATCACGGTGTTCGGCATCGGTTCGGTCGACGAGGGCAAGACGTTCCTGACTCGATCCGGACTGATTTCCTGA
- a CDS encoding CoA transferase translates to MTTSHLMPSAVVSRWLDNWWPNRSRNAVATPDHSVPGCAVLQWAGSGGMELTGVSTAPPLISPAAAYGVLDAAVGELGRLTGLVGDAVHLEPGAVIGARAALRGLRRNGQISAGGMTRLIRAAERWIAISLCRPDDVASVPAIVGDRGTDDPWRDLADFAARTPASDVVDQAQLLGVAAAELGGAADAASALPFQVTDIASRTDALAVRGATVVDLSSLWAGPLCGGILSRAGARVIKVESTGRPDGARIGDPEFFEWLHRGQEFRAVDFTSDEGRNQLAHLIDAADIVIEASRPRALERLGLSPDRLAHRPGKIWVGITGGGRSRPIQVNFGDDAAVGGGLVGWSGDQPAFCADAIADPLSGITAALATTAAVEAGGGVLIDLSMVDTVASFTAAELACPGDHVVRDDGGGGWAVECSHERRHSPVRGPTASGLPC, encoded by the coding sequence GTGACCACCAGCCATCTCATGCCGTCGGCCGTCGTCTCCCGATGGCTGGACAACTGGTGGCCGAACAGGTCTCGCAACGCCGTAGCCACCCCCGACCACTCGGTTCCCGGCTGTGCGGTCCTGCAGTGGGCGGGCAGCGGCGGCATGGAACTCACCGGCGTCTCGACGGCACCCCCGCTCATCTCGCCCGCCGCCGCGTACGGGGTGCTCGACGCCGCCGTGGGTGAGCTCGGCCGCCTGACGGGCCTCGTCGGCGACGCCGTCCACCTCGAGCCCGGTGCCGTGATCGGCGCCCGGGCCGCCCTGCGTGGGCTGCGCCGGAACGGCCAGATCTCCGCGGGCGGTATGACCAGGCTGATCCGCGCGGCCGAGCGGTGGATCGCGATATCCCTCTGTCGCCCAGATGATGTGGCGTCGGTGCCGGCCATCGTCGGCGACCGGGGAACCGACGACCCATGGCGGGATCTCGCAGATTTCGCCGCCCGAACCCCCGCGTCCGATGTCGTCGACCAGGCGCAACTGCTGGGTGTTGCGGCCGCGGAACTCGGAGGTGCTGCAGATGCGGCTAGCGCCCTCCCGTTCCAGGTCACCGACATTGCGTCCCGGACAGATGCTCTCGCCGTGCGTGGGGCGACGGTGGTCGATCTGTCGTCCCTCTGGGCCGGCCCGCTGTGTGGCGGGATCCTGAGCCGCGCCGGCGCCCGGGTCATCAAGGTCGAGAGCACGGGGCGCCCCGACGGCGCCCGCATCGGCGACCCGGAGTTCTTCGAGTGGTTGCACCGCGGACAGGAGTTCCGCGCCGTCGACTTCACCTCCGACGAGGGCCGGAATCAATTGGCGCACCTCATCGATGCTGCCGATATCGTCATCGAGGCCTCCCGTCCGCGTGCGCTCGAGCGGCTCGGTCTGTCGCCCGACCGCCTGGCACACCGACCCGGGAAGATCTGGGTCGGCATCACCGGGGGCGGTCGATCGAGGCCCATTCAGGTGAACTTCGGTGACGACGCCGCGGTCGGCGGTGGCCTCGTCGGCTGGAGTGGCGACCAACCGGCGTTCTGCGCAGATGCCATCGCAGATCCGCTGTCGGGGATCACCGCGGCACTCGCGACGACCGCAGCCGTGGAAGCGGGCGGCGGCGTCCTGATCGATCTGTCGATGGTCGACACCGTCGCCTCGTTCACCGCCGCCGAACTCGCCTGCCCGGGAGACCATGTCGTCCGCGACGACGGCGGTGGCGGATGGGCGGTCGAGTGTTCGCACGAGCGGCGCCACAGTCCCGTCCGGGGTCCAACGGCATCGGGTCTCCCATGCTGA
- a CDS encoding TetR/AcrR family transcriptional regulator, with the protein MTTGFEDLWPAPGRGVTPTRTTEADKATEDRLLEATDRLVRQVGVRRLSMSEVARAAGVARGTLYRYYESRDVLLEALRRRTTEWFFEEVTEALTPLPTLSEQVGAFSEIIARTINPPRDQTAHRARSGTNPAAMIHILGTHGTEAVERTASFILPYVESARERCEIPVDTDVTGASAWLARILLSFTIFQVSSNPDDDGQPVSELIVRYAVEGLAGSRGGR; encoded by the coding sequence GTGACGACCGGATTTGAGGATCTCTGGCCCGCACCGGGCCGAGGCGTGACGCCGACACGGACGACGGAGGCCGACAAGGCGACCGAGGATCGGCTCCTCGAGGCCACCGACCGACTGGTACGGCAGGTCGGGGTACGACGGCTCAGCATGTCCGAGGTGGCCCGCGCCGCCGGCGTGGCCCGGGGCACGCTGTACCGGTACTACGAGTCCCGCGACGTCCTCCTGGAGGCGCTGCGACGCCGGACCACCGAATGGTTCTTCGAAGAGGTCACCGAGGCCCTCACACCGCTACCGACCCTGTCCGAACAGGTGGGCGCGTTCAGCGAGATCATCGCGCGGACGATCAACCCGCCGCGGGATCAGACGGCACATCGTGCCCGGAGCGGAACCAACCCGGCCGCGATGATCCACATCCTGGGGACACATGGCACCGAGGCCGTGGAGCGAACCGCATCGTTCATCCTGCCCTACGTCGAGTCGGCACGTGAACGCTGTGAGATCCCGGTGGACACCGACGTCACCGGAGCGAGCGCATGGCTGGCACGAATCCTGCTGTCGTTCACGATCTTCCAGGTTTCGTCGAACCCCGACGACGACGGGCAGCCGGTGAGCGAGCTGATCGTCCGCTATGCCGTCGAGGGCCTGGCCGGATCACGCGGCGGCCGGTGA
- a CDS encoding ATP-binding cassette domain-containing protein yields MIPGSVCVDGALHPLGATPCLTVGRHVDNDIVVDHPLVADHHLRIEWRGREWFLAVADAGAPMFAAGGPVTEMAITGTAQVHLGSPGRGPVLVVALAGDHPGAHTTGGRPLDGPGIGFPTPGPPPMPRSLRGAPHLQPMHQNLDGGTVLALRDGVCTIGRTPGNDLVVDDMLVSRRHAHITTDRDGIRLVDLGGINGTHVNGHRVGGAVLHDGDVVTIGNSDFLVSGRALVRGHAPGAVEAGLHVHGVSLVVDGDKHLLRDVEFSAAPGTLTAVIGPSGAGKSTVSKVAAGLGTPSTGYVTFEGRDVHADYDSLRTRIGMVPQQDVLHHKLTLRQALRYAAELRLPPDISTTDRDAVITGVLGELQLLEHLDTRVDKLSGGQRKRASVAMELLTGPSLLILDEPTSGLDPALDRQVMATLRRLADAGRVVVVVTHSLTHLSMCDQVLLLAPGGKTAFCGAPDQVGAAMGTGDWAEIFAFVAAHPDTAHEQHRRSRPPSPAVRPRRPSGPSMSAPHRDPVRQAGTIARRQIRLILADTGYLVFLAVMPIVLGLLTLVIPGSSGFAINRAPDTAGESLQILVILTVGATFMGTALTVRDLVAERDIYHRERAVGLQPGAYLSAKVIVFGAAAVVQTSVMVAITYAGKGVPAGGVLVPAPLELFGAVAVLACVSALVGLAISASVRSVEQTMPPMVIAVISQLVFCGGLFRLTTPGLQQLSWLFPSYWGYAVSAASVDLNTIAPLAPQTADAQLWEPSISTVVLGYSALLLTATILIGVTASRLRLGR; encoded by the coding sequence ATGATCCCCGGCAGTGTGTGCGTGGACGGCGCCCTTCATCCGCTCGGCGCCACGCCGTGTCTCACCGTCGGCCGCCACGTCGACAACGACATCGTGGTCGATCACCCGCTGGTGGCCGACCATCACCTGCGCATCGAGTGGCGTGGCCGTGAGTGGTTTCTCGCCGTCGCCGACGCCGGTGCACCGATGTTCGCCGCCGGCGGGCCCGTCACGGAGATGGCGATCACCGGTACCGCCCAGGTCCATCTCGGCAGTCCGGGGCGCGGGCCCGTGCTGGTCGTCGCGCTCGCCGGCGACCACCCGGGCGCACACACCACCGGCGGCCGCCCCCTCGACGGCCCGGGCATCGGGTTCCCGACGCCCGGGCCGCCACCGATGCCACGCTCGCTCCGCGGCGCACCTCATCTGCAGCCCATGCACCAGAACCTCGACGGCGGGACCGTGCTCGCACTGCGCGACGGCGTGTGCACCATCGGGCGGACCCCCGGCAACGACCTGGTCGTCGACGACATGCTCGTCTCCCGCAGGCACGCCCACATCACCACCGACCGCGACGGGATCCGGCTCGTCGATCTCGGCGGCATCAACGGCACCCATGTCAACGGTCACCGTGTCGGCGGCGCAGTGCTGCACGACGGTGATGTCGTGACCATCGGCAACAGCGACTTCCTGGTGTCCGGACGTGCACTGGTCAGGGGTCACGCGCCCGGCGCCGTCGAGGCCGGGCTACATGTGCACGGCGTCAGCCTGGTCGTCGACGGCGACAAACACCTACTCCGCGACGTCGAGTTCAGCGCTGCGCCCGGCACGTTGACCGCGGTGATCGGTCCGTCGGGAGCAGGCAAATCGACGGTGTCGAAGGTCGCTGCCGGGCTCGGGACCCCGTCCACCGGCTATGTCACCTTCGAGGGCCGCGACGTCCACGCCGACTACGACTCGCTGCGAACCCGGATCGGCATGGTCCCGCAGCAAGACGTCCTGCACCACAAGCTCACCCTCCGGCAGGCACTGCGCTACGCCGCGGAACTGCGACTCCCTCCGGACATCTCCACCACCGACCGTGACGCGGTGATCACCGGAGTGCTCGGCGAACTGCAGTTGCTCGAGCATCTGGACACCCGGGTCGACAAGTTGTCCGGCGGACAACGCAAGCGAGCGTCGGTGGCGATGGAACTGCTCACCGGTCCGTCGCTGCTGATCCTCGACGAACCGACGTCCGGATTGGACCCGGCGCTGGACCGGCAGGTGATGGCCACGCTGCGGCGCCTCGCCGACGCCGGCCGTGTGGTCGTCGTGGTCACCCATTCGCTGACCCACCTGTCGATGTGCGATCAGGTCCTGCTCCTCGCACCGGGCGGCAAGACCGCGTTCTGCGGCGCTCCCGACCAGGTGGGCGCGGCGATGGGCACCGGCGACTGGGCGGAGATCTTCGCGTTCGTCGCCGCCCACCCCGACACGGCCCACGAGCAACACCGACGTTCCCGGCCGCCGTCGCCCGCGGTGCGACCACGCAGGCCATCCGGTCCGTCGATGTCGGCACCACACCGCGATCCGGTGCGGCAGGCCGGCACCATCGCCCGCCGGCAGATCCGCCTGATCCTCGCCGACACCGGATATCTCGTATTCCTCGCGGTGATGCCGATCGTGCTCGGGCTGTTGACCCTGGTCATCCCGGGGTCGAGCGGCTTCGCGATCAATCGGGCACCCGACACCGCGGGCGAGTCCTTGCAGATCCTGGTGATCCTCACCGTCGGGGCCACGTTCATGGGCACCGCGCTGACCGTGCGCGACCTGGTCGCCGAACGCGACATCTACCATCGCGAGCGCGCCGTCGGACTGCAACCCGGCGCGTACCTGTCGGCGAAGGTCATCGTGTTCGGTGCGGCCGCAGTCGTCCAGACGTCGGTGATGGTCGCGATCACCTACGCAGGCAAAGGTGTCCCGGCCGGTGGGGTGCTGGTACCGGCGCCCCTCGAACTCTTCGGTGCCGTCGCCGTACTCGCCTGTGTCAGCGCTCTGGTCGGGCTGGCCATCTCCGCTTCGGTGCGTTCCGTCGAGCAGACGATGCCGCCGATGGTCATCGCCGTCATCTCACAGCTGGTGTTCTGCGGCGGCCTGTTCCGGTTGACCACCCCGGGGCTGCAACAACTGTCGTGGTTGTTCCCGTCGTACTGGGGTTACGCGGTGTCGGCGGCGTCGGTGGACCTCAACACGATCGCACCGCTGGCACCTCAGACCGCCGACGCCCAGTTGTGGGAGCCGTCGATCTCGACCGTCGTGCTCGGGTACAGCGCCCTGCTGTTGACCGCGACGATCCTGATCGGCGTCACCGCCTCGAGGCTCCGCCTCGGCCGCTGA
- a CDS encoding VOC family protein: MPSTSGSTHSVDTAVDRNVSNVRWPTLDHLAVGVRRWEDAYPRFVGELGGRWGYGGVAGEYAPYQLVYGDGLRMEFIAPDKPGSFMDRFLEQRGPSAHHLTFKVPDLDETLADLRRRGFATFGDSRTDPIWTEVFIHPKASGIGTLVQVVRADDETIVAEGAFSTAPADFPRAGTPDREMAIVGMTVSDLDRAHDLLGRALLGDVIEAGDGWFFATWGRGRSILVREPSSTPCSAGLWDGASAEGVAFVLFGDGDLTADDLAADPARLVRLPDHADTGVPVWLA, translated from the coding sequence ATGCCCTCGACATCCGGATCGACGCACAGCGTCGACACGGCAGTGGACCGGAACGTCTCGAACGTGCGCTGGCCGACCCTCGATCACCTCGCGGTGGGTGTGCGGCGCTGGGAGGACGCCTATCCGCGGTTCGTCGGCGAACTCGGCGGGCGATGGGGATACGGTGGAGTCGCCGGTGAGTACGCCCCGTACCAGCTCGTCTACGGTGACGGCCTCCGGATGGAGTTCATCGCGCCCGACAAGCCGGGCAGTTTCATGGACCGGTTCCTGGAACAGCGCGGACCGTCGGCGCATCACCTCACCTTCAAGGTGCCCGACCTCGACGAGACCCTGGCCGACCTGCGTCGCCGCGGCTTCGCGACCTTCGGGGACTCACGGACGGACCCGATCTGGACCGAGGTCTTCATCCATCCGAAGGCATCGGGTATCGGAACCCTCGTCCAGGTGGTGCGGGCCGACGACGAGACGATCGTCGCCGAAGGGGCGTTCTCGACCGCGCCGGCGGACTTCCCCCGAGCCGGCACGCCGGACCGTGAGATGGCGATCGTCGGAATGACCGTGTCCGACCTCGACCGCGCACACGACCTTCTGGGGCGGGCTCTGCTCGGCGATGTCATCGAGGCCGGCGACGGATGGTTCTTCGCGACCTGGGGTCGCGGCCGTTCGATCCTGGTCCGCGAGCCGTCGTCGACGCCCTGCTCTGCCGGCCTCTGGGATGGCGCGTCGGCGGAGGGCGTGGCGTTCGTCCTGTTCGGCGACGGTGACCTCACCGCAGACGATCTTGCGGCGGACCCGGCTCGACTGGTCCGCCTGCCAGACCACGCGGACACCGGCGTCCCGGTGTGGCTGGCCTGA
- a CDS encoding CPBP family intramembrane glutamic endopeptidase, with amino-acid sequence MTLTLDDLRRRLSAPAPATRFDDPATLTRRRRVVAIFLVLGAAILGVSLSSDPGDSSFYPLTIALAAVWIVGGLLSGPIRLGRFGLRAGSATGRSSTIGAATLGTAVGLLVGAAFVIGALITREIPTLADLVTQVLDLGDRGSIIAVTVITLGNGLAEEVFFRGGVYSAAQNHHPVLVSTVLYTLATLASGNPMLGFAAVILGAVCALLRRSTDGVLAPICTHVVWGAVVLFCLPPIFG; translated from the coding sequence ATGACTCTCACTCTCGACGACCTCAGGCGGCGACTCAGCGCACCGGCACCGGCCACCCGATTCGACGATCCGGCGACCTTGACCCGCCGACGACGGGTGGTCGCGATCTTCCTAGTGCTGGGCGCCGCGATCCTGGGCGTCTCGCTCTCATCCGACCCGGGCGATTCGTCCTTCTATCCGTTGACGATCGCCTTGGCGGCGGTCTGGATCGTCGGCGGGCTGCTCTCCGGGCCGATTCGGCTGGGCCGATTCGGCCTTCGTGCCGGATCGGCGACGGGCCGATCGTCGACGATCGGCGCTGCCACCCTCGGCACGGCGGTCGGTCTGCTCGTCGGAGCGGCATTCGTGATCGGGGCACTCATCACCCGGGAGATCCCGACCCTCGCCGACCTGGTCACCCAGGTCCTCGACCTCGGTGATCGCGGCAGCATCATCGCTGTCACCGTGATCACCCTCGGCAACGGCCTGGCCGAGGAAGTGTTCTTCCGCGGCGGCGTCTACTCGGCCGCACAGAATCACCACCCGGTGCTGGTCTCGACGGTGTTGTACACCCTCGCCACCCTCGCCAGTGGCAATCCGATGCTCGGATTCGCCGCGGTCATCCTCGGCGCGGTCTGCGCACTACTACGACGAAGCACCGACGGGGTCTTGGCACCCATCTGCACGCACGTCGTGTGGGGCGCCGTGGTCCTGTTCTGTCTGCCGCCGATCTTCGGGTGA
- a CDS encoding GTPase encodes MNAPRPGARVDTDPVHATLDHGLHQLASLGGDLAAHANAIGTILWSPPRVVIVGRLKAGKSTLVNALIGAPVAETAALEATNVVTVYQDGSPSRAEVVGVDGRRHPVAVHRDHAIRLPLETPNIQFVDRWLPSAALRQLTLIDTPGLSTLTVANDSATRRVMIDGFEQTRTASIDADAAVFLFDAAPRSDEIDFLSQLPFTPLNMLGVLSRADSFGEGALGRVDPLSHAARHATRMADRLSDTVSAVVPISGLMAQTSHTGMLTEQLAGALARLQGMAPLDVVRTFDNDDADSVLPLPMREHLLGLLGEYGVLNGRQIAAGGAAALNAWLTERSGVGGLHRALNASTARFAILHRAHRILARLDQLAFTHPAREHIRSLTMQLRSSPALHLVSVLEDYQRMLRTDPQATVTEELHTILVATSAAGRVGLPDQAPAHAVSAEARRRLATAQQRSLATSSAAEDAAIVTLVRTYTPLTHA; translated from the coding sequence TACACCAATTGGCCTCTCTCGGTGGCGATCTCGCAGCGCACGCCAACGCGATCGGCACCATCCTGTGGTCTCCGCCGCGGGTCGTGATCGTCGGTCGGCTCAAGGCAGGCAAGTCGACATTGGTGAACGCGTTGATCGGCGCACCGGTCGCGGAGACCGCGGCCTTGGAGGCCACCAACGTGGTCACCGTCTACCAGGACGGTTCACCGTCGCGGGCCGAGGTGGTCGGGGTGGACGGCCGGCGACATCCGGTTGCGGTGCACCGCGACCATGCCATCCGACTTCCGCTGGAAACCCCCAACATCCAGTTCGTGGACAGGTGGTTGCCGTCGGCGGCACTACGTCAGCTCACCCTCATCGACACTCCAGGGCTGTCGACGCTGACGGTGGCCAACGACTCGGCCACCCGCCGGGTGATGATCGACGGTTTCGAGCAGACACGCACCGCCTCGATCGACGCCGACGCCGCCGTCTTCCTGTTCGATGCGGCACCCCGATCCGATGAGATCGACTTCCTCTCGCAGTTGCCGTTCACGCCGCTCAACATGCTGGGCGTGTTGTCGCGGGCGGACTCCTTCGGAGAGGGCGCGCTGGGCCGGGTCGACCCGTTGTCCCACGCGGCCCGGCACGCCACGAGGATGGCAGATCGGTTGTCCGACACGGTGAGTGCGGTGGTGCCGATCTCCGGTCTGATGGCCCAGACCAGTCACACCGGGATGCTCACCGAGCAGTTGGCCGGTGCGCTGGCGCGGCTACAGGGGATGGCACCGCTCGATGTGGTGCGCACCTTCGACAACGACGACGCCGACAGCGTGCTGCCCCTGCCGATGCGGGAGCACCTGCTCGGACTCCTCGGCGAATACGGCGTGCTCAACGGACGGCAGATCGCCGCGGGCGGAGCCGCCGCCCTCAACGCGTGGTTGACCGAGCGGTCGGGCGTCGGCGGGTTGCATCGGGCACTGAACGCATCCACCGCCCGGTTCGCGATCCTGCACCGCGCACATCGCATCCTCGCGCGCCTCGACCAGCTCGCGTTCACCCACCCGGCCCGCGAACACATCCGGTCGCTGACCATGCAGCTGCGGTCGTCGCCTGCGCTCCACCTGGTATCGGTACTCGAGGATTACCAGCGCATGCTGCGGACCGACCCGCAGGCCACGGTCACCGAGGAACTGCACACCATCCTCGTCGCCACGTCCGCGGCGGGACGCGTCGGATTACCCGATCAAGCACCCGCGCATGCGGTATCCGCCGAAGCGCGACGACGGCTCGCGACGGCGCAGCAACGGTCCCTCGCCACCAGCTCGGCAGCCGAGGACGCTGCCATCGTCACCCTCGTCCGAACCTACACGCCGCTGACCCACGCGTGA